From a region of the Vicinamibacterales bacterium genome:
- a CDS encoding tetratricopeptide repeat protein: MPVEPTDTSVTSPPTPASPGSVDVLGMYPKLREDHIRYLQKWGFITPPMRGGGTQFSFQDLGLLRQIHAELQQGVPFRRALRDLQASREGQLAFDFRLDVEPVRILALARKEPTLPAMKAATAADVTLDPNRRLTKAEQQFLEGSQLDDGTAERQQEAARAYRRALHDDPNLVPAIINLANIRYACDELPEAQALYERALRLDDTFFEAHFNLGNIHHDLGRHAEAVDYYRRALSLNGQYAEGHFYLAVTLEKLGRSAEARQHWRAYQFLAPDGEWVDLAKEFGDEPPSPPR; the protein is encoded by the coding sequence ATGCCCGTCGAGCCGACCGACACGTCCGTCACTTCTCCGCCGACGCCGGCGTCGCCAGGCTCCGTCGACGTCCTGGGCATGTACCCCAAGCTCAGGGAAGACCACATCCGCTACCTGCAGAAGTGGGGCTTCATCACGCCGCCGATGCGCGGCGGCGGCACGCAGTTCTCGTTCCAGGATCTCGGCCTGCTCCGGCAGATTCACGCCGAGCTGCAGCAGGGCGTGCCGTTCCGGCGCGCGCTGCGCGACCTGCAGGCGTCGCGCGAGGGCCAGCTCGCGTTCGACTTCCGCCTCGACGTGGAGCCCGTGCGCATCCTCGCGCTCGCCCGGAAGGAACCCACGCTGCCGGCCATGAAAGCGGCGACGGCGGCCGACGTCACGCTGGATCCGAACCGGCGCCTCACCAAGGCCGAGCAGCAGTTCCTCGAGGGTTCGCAGCTCGACGACGGCACGGCCGAACGCCAGCAGGAGGCCGCGCGCGCGTATCGCCGGGCGCTCCACGACGACCCGAACCTGGTGCCGGCCATCATCAACCTGGCCAACATCCGCTACGCCTGCGACGAGCTGCCCGAGGCCCAGGCGCTCTACGAGCGGGCCCTCCGGCTCGACGACACGTTCTTCGAGGCGCACTTCAACCTCGGCAACATCCACCACGACCTGGGACGGCACGCCGAGGCCGTGGACTACTACCGGCGGGCGCTCTCGCTGAACGGCCAGTACGCCGAGGGCCACTTCTACCTGGCCGTCACGCTCGAGAAGCTGGGCCGGTCGGCGGAGGCGCGCCAGCACTGGCGCGCCTACCAGTTCCTGGCGCCCGACGGCGAGTGGGTGGACCTCGCCAAGGAATTCGGCGACGAGCCCCCGTCGCCGCCGCGCTGA
- the glk gene encoding glucokinase — protein sequence MILAADVGGSKTLVGLFERVAPRPRLIEARAVRTLDYPDLMSLLRAACPIGPEVDAIALGVAGPIVEHEATLTNVPWRVKARDVVEGTGVARLRLLNDLEAMAYAVPVLAPDELHTLQAGRTSAHGNAALIAAGTGLGEATLHRVDGAWWPVPSEAGHADFAARTDAELALVAALRERFGRVDVERVVSGLGLINLARHVHRADRCAVAGGFDEDGATARVSDAAAAGTCERCVTVLEMFVDAYGAEAGNLALRAVATSGLYVGGGIAPKILPLIQARFMTTFLDKAPMHGLLADVPVHVILNDQAGLVGAAVAALA from the coding sequence ATGATCCTCGCAGCCGACGTCGGCGGGTCCAAGACGCTGGTCGGGCTCTTCGAGCGCGTCGCGCCGCGGCCGCGCCTGATTGAGGCGCGCGCGGTGCGGACCCTCGACTACCCGGACTTGATGTCGCTGCTGCGCGCGGCGTGCCCGATCGGGCCCGAGGTGGACGCCATCGCGCTCGGCGTCGCCGGCCCGATCGTGGAGCACGAGGCCACCCTCACCAACGTGCCCTGGCGCGTGAAGGCCCGCGACGTGGTGGAGGGCACGGGCGTCGCCCGCCTGCGGCTGCTGAACGACCTCGAAGCCATGGCCTACGCGGTCCCGGTGCTGGCGCCGGACGAGCTCCACACGCTGCAGGCGGGACGGACCTCGGCCCACGGCAACGCCGCGCTCATCGCGGCGGGCACGGGACTCGGCGAAGCGACCCTGCACCGCGTGGACGGCGCATGGTGGCCGGTGCCGTCGGAAGCCGGGCATGCCGACTTCGCCGCCCGGACCGACGCCGAGCTGGCGCTCGTCGCGGCGCTCAGGGAGCGCTTCGGGCGCGTGGACGTGGAGCGCGTGGTCTCGGGCCTCGGGCTCATCAACCTGGCCCGCCACGTCCACCGCGCGGACCGCTGCGCCGTCGCGGGCGGCTTCGACGAGGACGGCGCGACGGCCCGCGTCTCCGATGCTGCCGCCGCGGGCACGTGTGAGCGGTGTGTCACGGTGCTCGAGATGTTCGTGGACGCCTACGGCGCCGAAGCCGGCAACCTGGCCCTGCGGGCCGTCGCCACCTCGGGCCTGTACGTGGGCGGCGGCATCGCGCCCAAGATCCTGCCCCTCATCCAGGCGCGGTTCATGACGACGTTCCTCGACAAGGCGCCCATGCACGGCCTGCTGGCCGATGTGCCCGTGCACGTGATTCTGAACGACCAGGCGGGCCTGGTGGGCGCCGCCGTCGCGGCGCTGGCGTAG
- a CDS encoding serine/threonine-protein kinase, with protein MLPPGHVIDGRYEIVGPLGTGGMGQIYRARRVRLGDDVALKMLLSPDADAEARERFLRESRASAQLRHPHVVSILDFDTDAEGRPFLVMELLSGPSLREELDVGGAFGPARTAEVLRVVASAVQLAHDHGVTHRDLKPANIVAHRFESGERVYKVIDFGLASLQAPPDATRLTLPFTFLGTIAYSAPEQLAGETVGPAADQYSLAVVAYELLTGRRPFDAADPLALAQQVLSAGPAPASTVVPDLPAAADAVLARAMARAPAERWESVAAFVEALAGALAVPDEARDGGALDEVGLLSRYDLGEVLGPGRLGSIVRRGAHRALSVPVAIRHLRREGQAGWDALRARFLQEARTLQVRHPHLLHVRDYGEDSTGVFVVTDLVDGPSLRAVLAGGPLEWPRARRLILQMIDAAGALHRHGGLLTGVNPDTIRVTGDADAEHVVLTSGGIRSLQDVLATMRESELRGQEASEVELPYLAPEVLTGRTPEPPADLFTLGAIAYELATGRRPFNAPTLPELIGAMLTSGAGARPAVAAPSTAGPAIERCLVADPSARGTLADLAAAVRASAG; from the coding sequence GTGCTGCCCCCCGGCCACGTCATCGACGGCCGCTACGAAATCGTCGGACCGCTCGGGACCGGCGGCATGGGGCAGATATACAGGGCCCGCCGCGTCCGGCTGGGCGACGACGTCGCCCTCAAGATGCTGCTCTCGCCGGATGCGGATGCCGAGGCGCGGGAGCGGTTCCTGCGCGAGAGCCGGGCGTCGGCGCAGCTGCGCCATCCGCACGTCGTGTCGATCCTCGACTTCGACACGGACGCCGAGGGCCGGCCCTTCCTGGTGATGGAGCTCCTGAGCGGTCCCAGCCTGCGGGAGGAGCTCGACGTCGGCGGCGCGTTCGGCCCCGCGCGGACCGCCGAGGTCCTGCGGGTGGTGGCGAGCGCGGTGCAGCTCGCCCACGACCACGGCGTGACCCACCGCGACCTGAAGCCCGCCAACATCGTCGCCCACCGGTTCGAGTCCGGTGAGCGGGTCTACAAGGTGATCGACTTCGGGCTGGCGTCGCTGCAGGCGCCGCCCGACGCCACGCGGCTCACCCTGCCGTTCACCTTCCTCGGCACGATCGCCTACTCGGCCCCGGAGCAGCTCGCCGGCGAGACGGTCGGGCCAGCCGCCGACCAGTACTCGCTGGCGGTCGTCGCCTACGAACTCCTGACCGGCCGGCGGCCGTTCGATGCCGCCGATCCCCTCGCCCTGGCGCAGCAGGTCCTGTCGGCTGGCCCGGCACCGGCGTCCACGGTGGTGCCGGACCTGCCGGCCGCGGCCGACGCGGTGCTGGCACGCGCGATGGCCCGCGCACCCGCCGAGCGGTGGGAGAGCGTGGCGGCGTTCGTGGAGGCGCTCGCCGGCGCGCTGGCCGTGCCGGACGAGGCCAGGGACGGCGGCGCCCTCGACGAGGTCGGCCTCCTGTCGCGATACGACCTGGGCGAGGTGCTGGGTCCCGGGCGCCTGGGGAGCATCGTGCGGCGCGGCGCGCACCGCGCCCTGTCGGTGCCCGTCGCCATCCGGCACCTGCGCCGGGAGGGGCAGGCCGGCTGGGACGCGCTCCGGGCCCGGTTCCTCCAGGAAGCCCGGACGCTGCAGGTCCGTCACCCGCACCTGCTGCACGTGCGCGACTACGGCGAGGACTCCACCGGCGTATTCGTCGTGACCGACCTCGTGGACGGGCCGAGCCTGCGCGCGGTCCTGGCCGGCGGACCCCTGGAGTGGCCCCGCGCACGACGCCTGATCCTCCAGATGATCGACGCCGCCGGCGCCCTGCACCGGCACGGCGGGCTCCTGACGGGCGTGAACCCCGACACGATCCGCGTCACCGGCGACGCCGATGCCGAGCACGTCGTGCTCACCAGCGGCGGCATCCGCTCCCTGCAGGACGTGCTGGCCACGATGCGGGAGTCGGAGCTGCGCGGCCAGGAAGCGAGCGAAGTGGAACTGCCCTACCTGGCGCCGGAAGTGCTGACCGGACGGACGCCCGAGCCGCCGGCCGATCTCTTCACGCTGGGCGCGATCGCGTACGAGCTCGCCACGGGGCGGCGGCCCTTCAACGCGCCGACGCTGCCCGAGCTCATCGGCGCGATGCTGACCTCGGGCGCCGGCGCGCGGCCGGCTGTCGCGGCGCCGTCCACGGCCGGGCCGGCCATCGAACGCTGCCTGGTCGCGGATCCGTCGGCGCGGGGCACCTTGGCGGACCTGGCGGCAGCGGTACGCGCCTCCGCAGGCTGA
- a CDS encoding FAD-dependent oxidoreductase, with the protein MNSSPSPFEALGLPDFRFADLHDPSRLADLHARFAAEVAAAEPELWARWTAAPSAALPPVEQSALLVALAPHVSRFLTRLFAVGPEAERLAAATRAYDDLFRFKADFVRRRVLPLLKGGVVVTASEEDHEYVDALWAGATDGGARELLIASAGCALLDREAAARTSGSDEEKAAVAAGIDRLKRWAAAHLHAPACTGWVSFKFPETLDYEHLVHVVRPNPALPNRMAGPEAHRRRRDGFALTDPRYQHREVLSEVHYCVLCHERDKDSCSKGILDKQGAVTTNPLGIPLAGCPLDEKISEMHLVRKRGDVIGALAIVMVDNPMCPGTGHRICNDCMKACIYQKQEPVNIPQIETSVLTDVLQLPWGVEIYGLLTRWNPLNAARPHALPYNGKNVLVVGLGPAGYTLSHYLLNEGFGVVAVDGLKIEPPDPALAGTGGQPPQPVPRWADIYRPLDARVLEGFGGVSEYGITVRWDKNFLSLIHLTLARRQRLRIVGGVRFGGTITLDDAWSYGFDHVAIAAGAGRPTIIDIGHNLLRGIRKASDFLMALQLTGAFKGEALSNLQVRLPALVIGGGLTGIDTATELLAYYPLQVEKTLDRYESLVAARGDAAVRGALDEEERGILDEFLAHGREVRAERERASAAGEMPDFAPLVARWGGVTLAYRKRLQDAPAYRLNHEEVAKALEEGITFAESLEPVEALADEFGHVRAMAFTSAGTRVELPARSVLVAAGTSPNVTYEKEHPGSFALDGRRKYFKGYRVETDADGRQALAEDPQGFFTSYADGGRFVSYYGDNHPRYNGNVVKAMASAKHGYRKVVALFEADLAALDPAAQGQRDAAWAALVGRLDGDLVASVERVERLTPTIVEVVVKAPAAARHFEPGQFYRLQNFERGGIHLAAGARSSSLVMEGVALTGAWVDRDRGLLSLITLEMGVSSRLCAYLRPGEPVVVMGPTGAPTELPENEAVLLAGGGLGNAVLFSIARALKARGSRVLYFAGYKNGADLFKREEIEAATDQVVWATDTGAEIAPSRPQDRHFRGNIVQAMVAFAEGRLGEPVVPVPAITRIIAIGSDRMMQAVKDARHGVLAPHLSPSHAAIGSINSPMQCMMKEICAQCLQRHVDPATGRETFVFSCFNQDQELDRVDFANLRARLKQNSVQERIADQWLAHLLAEAPEPLPHA; encoded by the coding sequence ATGAACAGCTCGCCCTCGCCGTTCGAGGCCCTCGGCCTCCCCGACTTCCGCTTCGCCGACCTCCACGACCCGTCACGCCTGGCGGACCTGCATGCCCGCTTCGCGGCCGAGGTGGCCGCGGCCGAGCCAGAGTTGTGGGCCCGATGGACCGCCGCCCCGTCCGCGGCGCTGCCGCCGGTGGAGCAGTCCGCGCTGCTCGTGGCGCTGGCCCCGCACGTCAGCCGCTTCCTCACGCGGCTCTTCGCGGTCGGCCCCGAGGCCGAACGGCTCGCCGCCGCGACGCGGGCCTACGACGACCTCTTCCGCTTCAAGGCCGACTTCGTCCGGCGCCGCGTGCTCCCGTTGCTGAAGGGCGGCGTGGTCGTGACGGCCAGCGAGGAGGACCACGAATACGTCGACGCGCTGTGGGCGGGCGCCACCGACGGCGGTGCGCGGGAACTGCTGATCGCGTCGGCGGGCTGCGCCCTGCTCGACCGGGAAGCCGCGGCCCGGACCTCGGGCTCCGACGAGGAGAAGGCGGCCGTGGCCGCCGGGATCGACCGCCTGAAGCGGTGGGCGGCCGCCCACCTGCACGCCCCCGCCTGCACGGGCTGGGTCTCGTTCAAGTTTCCCGAGACGCTGGACTACGAACACCTCGTGCACGTCGTCAGGCCGAATCCGGCCCTGCCGAACCGCATGGCCGGGCCCGAGGCGCACCGGCGGCGCCGTGACGGATTCGCTCTCACCGACCCGCGCTATCAGCACCGCGAGGTCCTGAGCGAAGTCCACTACTGCGTGCTGTGCCACGAGCGCGACAAGGACAGCTGCTCGAAGGGCATCCTCGACAAGCAGGGCGCCGTCACGACGAACCCGCTGGGGATTCCGCTGGCCGGCTGTCCGCTCGACGAGAAGATCTCGGAGATGCACCTGGTCAGGAAACGCGGCGACGTCATCGGCGCGCTGGCCATCGTGATGGTGGACAACCCGATGTGCCCGGGCACCGGCCACCGGATCTGCAACGACTGCATGAAGGCCTGCATCTACCAGAAGCAGGAGCCGGTCAACATCCCCCAGATCGAGACGAGCGTCCTCACCGACGTCCTGCAGCTGCCCTGGGGCGTCGAGATCTACGGGCTGCTCACGCGCTGGAACCCGCTGAACGCGGCGCGTCCCCACGCGCTGCCGTACAACGGGAAGAACGTGCTCGTCGTCGGGCTCGGTCCGGCCGGCTACACGCTGTCGCACTACCTGCTCAACGAAGGCTTTGGCGTCGTCGCCGTGGACGGCCTGAAGATCGAGCCGCCCGATCCGGCGCTCGCCGGCACGGGCGGGCAGCCGCCCCAGCCGGTGCCGCGCTGGGCCGACATCTACCGCCCGCTCGATGCCCGGGTCCTCGAGGGGTTCGGCGGCGTCTCGGAGTACGGCATCACCGTGCGCTGGGACAAGAACTTCCTGTCGCTGATCCACCTCACGCTCGCCCGGCGCCAGCGGCTGCGGATCGTCGGCGGCGTGCGGTTCGGGGGCACGATCACGCTCGACGACGCCTGGTCATACGGGTTCGACCACGTCGCCATCGCCGCCGGCGCCGGCCGGCCCACGATCATCGACATCGGCCACAACCTGCTTCGCGGCATCCGCAAGGCCAGCGACTTCCTGATGGCGCTGCAGCTCACGGGCGCCTTCAAGGGCGAGGCGCTCTCCAACCTGCAGGTGCGACTGCCCGCGCTCGTCATCGGCGGCGGGCTGACCGGCATCGACACGGCGACCGAGCTCCTGGCCTACTACCCGCTGCAGGTGGAGAAGACCCTCGACCGCTACGAGTCCCTCGTCGCGGCCCGGGGCGACGCGGCCGTCCGCGGCGCCCTCGACGAGGAGGAGCGCGGCATCCTGGACGAGTTCCTGGCGCACGGACGCGAGGTGCGCGCCGAGCGCGAACGCGCCTCGGCCGCCGGCGAGATGCCGGACTTCGCGCCGCTGGTCGCGCGCTGGGGCGGCGTGACGCTGGCCTACCGCAAGCGCCTCCAGGACGCGCCCGCCTATCGGCTCAACCACGAGGAAGTGGCCAAGGCGCTCGAGGAGGGCATCACGTTCGCCGAGAGTCTCGAGCCCGTCGAGGCGCTCGCCGACGAGTTCGGCCACGTGCGCGCCATGGCGTTCACGAGCGCCGGGACGCGCGTCGAGCTGCCGGCGCGGTCGGTGCTCGTGGCGGCGGGCACCTCGCCGAACGTCACCTACGAGAAAGAGCATCCAGGCTCGTTCGCCCTCGACGGACGCCGGAAGTACTTCAAAGGCTACCGCGTCGAGACGGACGCCGACGGGCGGCAGGCGCTCGCGGAGGACCCGCAGGGCTTCTTCACCTCCTACGCCGACGGCGGCCGCTTCGTCAGCTACTACGGCGACAACCACCCGCGCTACAACGGCAACGTCGTCAAGGCGATGGCGTCGGCCAAGCACGGCTACCGGAAGGTCGTGGCGCTGTTCGAGGCCGATCTCGCCGCGCTCGATCCGGCGGCCCAGGGACAGCGGGATGCCGCGTGGGCCGCGCTCGTCGGACGCCTCGACGGCGACCTCGTGGCGTCGGTGGAGCGCGTCGAGCGGCTCACACCGACGATCGTCGAGGTCGTGGTCAAGGCGCCGGCGGCGGCCCGTCATTTCGAGCCCGGCCAGTTCTATCGCCTCCAGAACTTCGAGCGCGGCGGGATCCACCTCGCCGCCGGAGCCCGATCGTCGTCGCTCGTCATGGAGGGCGTGGCGCTCACGGGAGCCTGGGTGGACCGCGACCGCGGGCTCCTGTCCCTCATCACGCTGGAGATGGGGGTGTCGAGCCGGCTCTGCGCCTACCTCCGCCCGGGAGAGCCCGTCGTGGTGATGGGGCCCACCGGGGCGCCGACCGAACTGCCCGAGAACGAGGCCGTCCTGCTGGCGGGTGGCGGGCTCGGGAACGCGGTCCTGTTCTCCATCGCGCGCGCGCTCAAGGCGCGCGGCTCACGCGTGCTCTACTTCGCCGGCTACAAGAACGGCGCGGACCTCTTCAAGCGCGAGGAGATCGAGGCGGCGACCGACCAGGTCGTGTGGGCGACCGACACCGGCGCCGAGATCGCGCCGTCACGCCCGCAGGACCGCCACTTCCGCGGGAACATCGTCCAGGCGATGGTGGCCTTCGCCGAGGGCCGCCTCGGCGAGCCCGTCGTCCCCGTCCCCGCGATCACGCGCATCATCGCCATCGGATCCGACCGGATGATGCAGGCCGTGAAGGACGCCCGCCACGGCGTGCTGGCGCCGCACCTCTCGCCGTCGCACGCGGCCATCGGCAGCATCAACTCGCCGATGCAGTGCATGATGAAGGAGATCTGCGCGCAGTGCCTGCAGCGGCACGTCGACCCGGCGACCGGACGCGAGACCTTCGTCTTCTCCTGCTTCAACCAGGACCAGGAGCTGGACCGCGTGGACTTCGCGAACCTCCGGGCGCGCCTGAAGCAGAACAGCGTGCAGGAACGCATCGCCGACCAGTGGCTCGCGCACCTGCTCGCCGAGGCGCCCGAGCCCCTGCCGCACGCCTGA
- a CDS encoding DUF5666 domain-containing protein, whose translation MIGLPGVSAASQLQDQALGLLAGSQQLHVEGKAMVTAVTGACPDVVLTVAGIPVTVNASTTFPFGQNCGQLAANQVVEIRGTLTITGTTLTVVAQMIDIEDGPGEGEGEGRVTDVQGTCPDLTITVDGLTVKADALTRYLPSSKGASCGLIKVGTKIKVKAVPLAGGGFRARTIEIKGQRHFGQGEGRITSVTGVCPDVTIYFGNLAIMVNAATVFDRGTCGDLAAGVKVEARGFNDDGNGPNVATYIKFKSRHVEGRSTISSVSGSCPDLTIMIGGVKIVTDANTVYRNGSCANLRAGTKVKVKGDMQNADGSVIAEEIDIEDQPGGKPGGRVEGRIGTLTGTCPALTMVINGVSVMTTAATRFDHVSCASLKAGVKVEVEGDIAGGSLLATKVELDD comes from the coding sequence GTGATCGGGCTCCCCGGCGTGTCGGCAGCCTCGCAGCTGCAGGACCAGGCGCTCGGGCTGCTGGCGGGATCGCAGCAGCTCCATGTCGAAGGCAAGGCCATGGTGACGGCCGTCACCGGCGCCTGCCCCGACGTGGTGCTCACCGTCGCCGGGATCCCTGTGACCGTCAACGCCTCCACGACGTTCCCGTTCGGCCAGAACTGCGGCCAGCTCGCGGCGAACCAGGTCGTCGAGATCCGCGGGACCCTCACCATCACGGGCACGACGCTCACGGTGGTCGCCCAGATGATCGACATCGAGGACGGCCCCGGTGAAGGTGAAGGCGAGGGCCGCGTGACCGACGTGCAGGGCACGTGCCCCGATCTCACGATCACGGTCGACGGCCTCACGGTGAAGGCCGACGCCCTCACCCGCTACCTCCCGTCCAGCAAGGGCGCCTCGTGCGGGCTCATCAAGGTCGGCACCAAGATCAAGGTCAAGGCCGTGCCCCTGGCCGGCGGCGGCTTCCGCGCCCGCACGATCGAGATCAAGGGCCAGCGCCACTTCGGCCAGGGCGAGGGCCGCATCACGTCCGTCACGGGCGTGTGCCCCGACGTCACCATCTACTTCGGCAACCTGGCCATCATGGTCAACGCCGCCACCGTCTTCGACCGGGGCACCTGTGGCGACCTGGCCGCCGGGGTGAAGGTCGAGGCGCGCGGCTTCAACGACGACGGCAACGGTCCCAACGTCGCCACCTACATCAAGTTCAAGTCCCGCCACGTCGAAGGACGATCGACGATCTCGTCGGTGAGCGGCTCGTGCCCGGACCTCACGATCATGATTGGCGGCGTGAAGATCGTCACCGACGCCAACACGGTCTACCGCAACGGCTCGTGCGCCAACCTGCGCGCCGGGACCAAGGTGAAGGTCAAGGGAGACATGCAGAACGCCGACGGCTCCGTGATCGCCGAGGAAATCGACATCGAGGACCAGCCGGGCGGCAAGCCGGGCGGACGCGTCGAGGGCCGGATCGGCACGCTGACGGGCACCTGCCCGGCGCTGACGATGGTCATCAACGGCGTGTCGGTGATGACCACGGCCGCGACGAGGTTCGACCACGTGTCCTGCGCGTCGCTGAAGGCCGGCGTGAAGGTGGAGGTCGAGGGCGACATCGCGGGCGGCAGCCTGCTGGCCACCAAGGTCGAACTCGACGACTAG
- the thiS gene encoding sulfur carrier protein ThiS, whose protein sequence is MTIHLNGERFELAGPTTVAGILASLQIDPRRVAVELNLVVLKRTAFDTTVVQPGDAMEIVNFVGGGAPGGAAR, encoded by the coding sequence GTGACCATCCATCTGAACGGCGAACGGTTCGAGCTGGCGGGCCCGACGACCGTGGCCGGGATCCTGGCCAGCCTCCAGATCGACCCGCGGCGCGTCGCCGTCGAGCTGAACCTCGTGGTGCTGAAACGCACGGCGTTCGACACCACCGTGGTGCAGCCGGGAGACGCGATGGAGATCGTCAACTTCGTGGGCGGCGGCGCGCCCGGGGGAGCGGCCCGATGA
- a CDS encoding thiazole synthase, translating to MSAPGSDPLVIAGRTFTSRLILGTGKYPSHEIMQAAHRAGGTEMVTVAVRRVDITRQSASLLDFIDTSAIALLPNTAACYTAADAIRTAHLGREAGLSNWVKLEVIGDEATLFPDTAALVEATRELVKDGFVVLPYTNDDPIVCRKLEDAGAAAVMPLGAPIGSGLGIQNLTNLRIIRERSRVPVIVDAGVGTASDAAIAMEMGADGVLLNTAVAGARDPVAMAAAMRHAVVAGRLAHLAGRIQKRLYASASSPVEGMVGR from the coding sequence ATGAGCGCGCCCGGCTCCGACCCGCTCGTCATCGCCGGCAGGACCTTCACGTCGCGCCTGATCCTGGGCACCGGGAAGTACCCGTCCCACGAGATCATGCAGGCCGCGCATCGGGCCGGCGGCACCGAGATGGTGACGGTGGCGGTCCGGCGTGTGGACATCACCCGCCAGTCGGCCTCGCTGCTCGACTTCATCGACACGTCCGCCATCGCCCTCCTGCCGAACACGGCCGCGTGCTACACGGCCGCGGACGCCATTCGCACCGCGCACCTGGGACGGGAGGCCGGCCTGTCCAACTGGGTGAAGCTCGAGGTGATCGGCGACGAGGCCACGCTGTTCCCGGACACGGCGGCGCTCGTGGAGGCCACGCGTGAGCTCGTGAAGGACGGCTTCGTCGTCCTGCCGTACACGAACGACGACCCCATCGTGTGCCGCAAGCTCGAAGACGCCGGCGCGGCCGCGGTCATGCCGCTCGGCGCGCCCATCGGCTCGGGCCTGGGCATCCAGAACCTGACCAACCTGCGCATCATCCGCGAGCGGTCCCGCGTGCCCGTGATCGTCGACGCCGGCGTCGGCACGGCGTCCGACGCCGCCATCGCGATGGAGATGGGCGCCGACGGCGTGCTGCTGAACACGGCCGTGGCGGGCGCGCGCGATCCGGTGGCGATGGCCGCCGCCATGCGCCATGCCGTGGTGGCCGGCCGCCTCGCCCACCTCGCGGGCCGCATCCAGAAGCGCCTGTACGCCTCCGCCAGCAGCCCCGTCGAGGGCATGGTCGGACGCTGA
- a CDS encoding class I SAM-dependent methyltransferase — MADRAIRTVSVEDLARLKREREEADARYNAALTAVDAAVQRLGDVPHPPPGPDEHQVTPLNQGWDILRHAPPASGWRGRLAAFVWRTLAPALDAQQRFNAALVDHINRSVPRERAVSEAIAASIGFARRQVEAAAHFQSLLVLFLQTVTPFVDTKDYEFAGLGRRTSEDAHVALARLDDVARGLAAGLSGLSDEMLKRYETLLGRDQRYDTRLTDLSAALATLQQTSLALKREIARVQAEGLAPAAGGPPSAAAPPAPAVPDGGSQQMLASDRTHSHQYSGFEDVFRGTETEIRTRLADYVPIFAGAADVVDVGCGRGEFLDLLRQAGVTARGIDLNHDMVERCRAHGFDVTETDALSFVAGAAPGSLGGLIATQVVEHLQPDYLLRLLSAAADALRPGAPIVLETINPACWSAFFDSYVRDLTHVRPVHPDTLKFLVTAAGFAGAEIQWRSPYPDGGKLQRIPAALREASRSDHTLAPLVEAIDRNVDRLNALFFTYRDYAVVARRP, encoded by the coding sequence ATGGCGGACCGCGCGATCCGCACGGTCTCGGTCGAGGATCTCGCGCGGCTGAAACGCGAGCGCGAGGAGGCCGACGCGCGCTACAACGCCGCGCTGACGGCGGTCGACGCGGCCGTCCAGCGGCTGGGCGACGTGCCGCACCCGCCGCCGGGCCCGGACGAGCACCAGGTCACGCCGCTCAACCAGGGCTGGGACATCCTCCGGCACGCGCCGCCGGCGTCCGGTTGGCGCGGCCGCCTGGCCGCCTTCGTCTGGCGGACGCTCGCGCCGGCGCTCGACGCGCAGCAGCGCTTCAACGCGGCGCTCGTCGACCACATCAACCGCAGCGTGCCCCGCGAGCGCGCGGTCAGCGAGGCCATCGCCGCGTCGATCGGGTTCGCGCGGCGGCAGGTGGAAGCGGCCGCCCACTTCCAGTCGCTCCTCGTCCTGTTCCTGCAGACGGTGACGCCGTTCGTGGACACGAAGGACTACGAGTTCGCGGGCCTCGGCCGCCGCACGAGCGAGGACGCGCACGTGGCGCTGGCCCGCCTCGACGACGTCGCGCGCGGGCTCGCCGCCGGCCTCAGCGGGCTGTCGGACGAGATGCTGAAGCGCTACGAGACGCTGCTCGGGCGGGACCAGCGCTACGACACACGCCTGACGGACCTGTCGGCGGCCCTGGCCACGCTTCAGCAGACGTCCCTGGCCCTCAAGCGCGAGATCGCCAGGGTCCAGGCCGAGGGGCTCGCACCCGCGGCGGGCGGTCCGCCGTCGGCGGCCGCGCCGCCGGCACCGGCGGTCCCGGACGGCGGCAGCCAGCAGATGCTGGCCAGCGACCGCACGCACAGCCACCAGTACTCGGGCTTCGAGGACGTGTTCCGGGGCACGGAGACCGAGATCCGGACGCGGCTCGCCGACTACGTCCCGATCTTCGCGGGCGCCGCCGACGTCGTGGACGTGGGCTGCGGACGCGGCGAGTTCCTGGATCTCCTGCGGCAGGCCGGCGTGACGGCCCGGGGCATCGACCTGAACCACGACATGGTGGAACGGTGCCGCGCGCACGGATTCGACGTCACCGAGACCGACGCCCTGTCGTTCGTGGCGGGCGCCGCACCGGGGAGCCTCGGGGGCCTCATCGCGACGCAGGTCGTCGAGCACCTGCAGCCCGACTACCTCCTGCGCCTGCTCTCGGCGGCGGCCGACGCGCTCCGCCCCGGCGCGCCGATCGTGCTCGAGACGATCAACCCCGCGTGCTGGAGCGCCTTCTTCGACAGCTACGTCCGCGACCTCACCCACGTGCGGCCCGTCCATCCGGACACGCTCAAGTTCCTGGTGACCGCGGCCGGCTTCGCCGGCGCCGAGATCCAGTGGCGGTCGCCGTACCCGGACGGGGGCAAGCTGCAGCGGATCCCCGCGGCACTCCGGGAGGCGTCCCGGTCGGACCACACGCTGGCGCCGCTCGTCGAGGCCATCGATCGCAACGTGGATCGGCTGAACGCGCTCTTCTTCACGTACCGCGACTACGCGGTGGTCGCGCGCCGGCCCTAG